A region of the Anolis sagrei isolate rAnoSag1 chromosome 4, rAnoSag1.mat, whole genome shotgun sequence genome:
aataagaaatataatgaaaatatatatttaatcacAGTGTGCGTATCTTACTGtatggctgagaaaatgtgacttcttAACTTCTGCTCATTTTGGGGGTTAGACTAGGAGCCCGAACAAGCATAACCTGGCAAGTCCTATCAAACACTGTAGAAAATGGTACCTCTGTGACAACAAAGCAAACAGCCTCTTCTATGAAGAGCCCAACATGAGGTCTAGCATTAGAAAAAAATACAGCCCTGAAGATCACAGCCAGGATTTCTTCCCCCGAAACCAGGCAGTCAACCACATAATGAAACTTTTTGCTTACAATAGTGTGACCATGTGTGTctgtgcctttctctgaggccagGAGAGTATGACTGCACAGCTTCCAGAGCAGACCAGATCTGATGCCCTGTAGTTTGTTAGGTCATGAGCCTGACCAGGCAGAACCTGGAGGGTCTCACAGATACAGGGGAAgaccttgtggcctcttccagaaCAGTTCCAGGCTGAGTTAACAACAGGCCAAAGGCATGAAGCCCAATATGAGGTCTGAACAACATTGGGACCTCGAAATGTACTTGCAAAGTATAAAAGCCTGATGGTGAACCAAATGAAGGCCTCCTAATATACTGGCCAAGGATATAAAGCTGAACACAAAGCCTAAAACAAGATGGATGCCTCCAAATATACTGCCAAAGGTGTACAGCCTAACATGAGGTCTGAAACACAATGGAGTTCTTCAAATACAATAACAGAGGCTTACCGCCTAACATGTGGCCTAAAACAAAGTGCTGTCCTCCAGGTTTAAAGCCTGAAATATGCCCTGAAATCAAATGAAGGTCTCCCAATATAATGGTGAGATTTAAAGCCTAACATGAGACTTGAAACAAAAGAGATCCTGCCCCCAATATAATTGCAAGAGCTTTACACCTGACATGAGACCAAAAATTAACTCCTAACATGAGGCATTCAATAAAATGTAAACCTCAGTATGTGATGACACAGTTAATGAGTGGAATTGCCTGGGCcttcctggggctgagagagtgtgagtcCCTCTAGACAACAATTTGTTAAGCATAATTTTGAAGGAAGGAGTGGTCTATGACTCATCCAGGCAAGAATTTATTAAGAGTTTATTCAAAAAGCAGGGGTGGGGGGAACTCTCCTCCACTACGGAACATGCCTTCCATGAAGCAACTCAGGAAGGCTAGATGTCGCCGGGTGAGAAGGGGAACTCTGCTTAGTGCAGCCACCCAAACCTCCAGCCCTTATGTTTTGCTGGGAAAACCCTGCCAATAAATGCCAAGGGCAGAAACTGCCCACATTGTAGGATGTATCCTTGGAGGAAAGGCATAGCAACCCCATTATCCtctggaaaaagggagggagcaaAGAGGGAAAGTCCTAATTCCCCATTAGGAACTTGCCTCCTACCTCAAGCTGaagcaaaaagcacagcaggggacagagcagccttaaatagcctgcagctccgcccctgtcaactgCCCCCACCAGGTCTGGTCcccttcatgagggccttcacATTCCTCCCAGCAGCTTAGACTTGGCCTGCCAGTTGTGGGTGGGCTAACTTGGTTACTTCTACTATATTGGATATTGCTGCTATTGCAAGGTAAATTGGTGGAAAGGTAGGAACTGACAGTGAATAAATTTGGTTGAGAAAGTGCTTGCAGTtatggagggactcttaatttttgcttctcatagacttatcatggggatttggttaaccaattaacATTCATAAGTAAACCAGGCTTGTTTTTCAACCTGAAAAgtttcaggggtggtttgaatacCTAACACCCCAGCCCCTTGACTACACGCCTGTCAGGGTGTGAGAGGTATTCATGGCCTCCATCACAGCTGGACCAAATGTCTGTGGTGAAGTGAATGGATGTCCAGCTGGCACCATCTAGCAATTGTTCCATGCGTTCCCTGCAGCAGTGATACAGGGATGACACCACCATCCTGGAGAAAGGTGGTATGCAAGGGGCCTTGTAGTGTGGAGCCACCAGTGCCATCAAGTCACAAAACCCTTCTTCCTCTACTATCAAGAAGGGCTGGTAGTCAAGAGCCAGCACCTCTTTCAGGTGCTGGTTCATCTCCCTCACAGTGGGCAACGTGCCACCCACTCTGTCCTTGCCAGGGCATGCCTCACTGCTCGAGGGTGGCTTGCCTCTTCTTCCTTATGCCAGCTGGTGGCTGTCAGGagccttgctgctgctgcttctgtcgCCACTCGTCCCagatccaggagccattccaaccTGCAGGGGGTAGTGCCACTTAAGATGCAGTCATTGACAGATTCTTGAGGTCTTTCCCTCTGCTGACTTTGCCTCTGCAGTGCTGGCACACTGCCTGCATGTGATTGTCAGGATGCACCGGGAACTAGTCCAAAACTCAGGAACAAGACCAGATGaggtggggagagggggcagatGAAATCTTATCACCTTCAGGCCCTCATCCTCCACACTGCCAGGACACAGGGAGGATTGCACCTCAAAATCTTCCCCTCTACCAACTCCTATGCAATCTCCTCtatttcctccaggggcaaattcAGCTCTGTCTCCTCTGACTGCTCAATGGAACTAATGATGGGCAGCACTGTCAGCCCAGATTGAGAGGCTCCTTCAGCAGCAACACCAAGAGAGGTCCTTTTAATTTTGCTGGGTGTGGGAGGAGCAGAAGtacctttccctctcccttttgcTCCTCTCAAAGCCTGGCCAGGGAAACTAGACCCAACATCACCACCCACATCACAGCCATGCCACACTACAATTAATATATATAATGATTTATACATCGATATCTATATTTAGATAGATGTGTGTGCGTGTTAAATGCTTGTGTGCACTATTTGTGCAAAAGCAAACACAaagcagaaaaagagagagagaggcaaaagaAGGCAccgaataaaacaaacaaacatgaacacagggcttttttgtatttttaaaatatttgggggggggattgCATAGACCAGCACACATCACAGACATAGGCTGAAGAATTGGTAAAGGGAAGGGGGCTGTAAAAGgctttagggagggagttgcaCTAGTAACTAATGGgaatttttaggggggggggagtttggggCAGAAGAGGAATAGGAACAGAAGTCGGGATTATTATAAAGGCTAGGCTAGTAACTacacagagagaagaaaagagctcTCAGGTCTTATTTCTCCAAATGGCAACTCTCCACAGAGGCTGAGCCTGGGGCTCCTCCCCTTTGCAGAAAGCTTTACAGAAAACTCTGATTGGATgacaagtgaaaaaaaaaaagacatgcgGTGGCAAAATGCATCCAGCCACCTGGCAAAGAAAATTGTTGCATTTCCTAATACAGAACTTCAGCCTGCAAAATTCCAAATTTCAGAATCTTTCCAAAATGTTTTGGGAGGGGCTGTTtatttttggaaaaatttggaatttGGTTTCTGGTTCGAATTTCGAGGATCATTAGTCTGAATAGCTGAACCTTCCAAAATCTGGAACAACATCTGGAATTTAACATACCTCTAGTAGATAAAACAATAAATTGTTCACATTTGCTTGTAAAACTGTCAGCTTGCTAGAAGCAATAGATATAAGTATTCTTTTCAGAATTCTCTATAAAGAACAAATGCTGACCATAATGCTATCCAACACAGTTTCAAAGGGAGGAATTCTGTTTCCTCGCTCCTACATAAATTATATTTTTTAATGTATCTGATGCAGGTTTGTACCTGAAGTATACTTGGCAATCAAAGTAAATTTGTCTGTCAACAAAtagtataaatacagtaattgtgaAATGCTGCGTGACAAATGAGTGaaggcatatacatacacacgggTAGATACTTTTGAGCAAATCTGAAGTTTATATGTTGTATCCTGTATACATGGAACATGTGACTTAGCACTATTGTTCAGAATTCTCTAGTAGTTTTGCCAGTTTAGCAACTGTTCAACATGTGtatattttaattactttaaTTACTTTCTCCTGCAATAATACAGGTGACTTAGAAGAACTATTTCTCCTGGGGATGCGTGGGAGGGTGTGATTTAACACTTGAGTTCCTACCTAAAGCGATGTAATCCAGAATATAATGTTCTGCTTTCACATAAAATGTAATATGAAATTCAGTAAATGACTGATGTTATTCCTCCTCattgtctttccttttcttcttcttcttcttcttttaaggaGTGGCAGTACCTTTATTTTGGAGGCACTTAAGTGTGGTATAAGACAGGGCCAGTTGAACTTGAATATCTTGTCACATATCCATGCTGGTCATGTGCAGAATCCTGCTAAATTACATCCTTTACCTCTTGTTTGAATGTTATTTGTATAATCAAATCTAATTGTAAGTGGGAGGAGAAGAAAATGGGTCTCCCAAGGACATTCTTAAAAAGAAGAGTGTTAGAAATATTTATCCCCACAGTAGCATAGACAGTAACATTTTCTCCTGTGAGGCTGAGTCTGAAGGATCAACATCAAAGTTATTAAATGAGAATAGCTAACGTTTCAGGGGGGAAAATAATTGATGTTGACAGTAAATTATCTAATTTTTAAATTAGATTATCTAATTTTTAAATTAGAGAATAGATTCAACAGAGCCATGTTAATCATAAGAAGTATCTTGGACACCATagaatttcttattttattttgctattacaGTTTGGAGGCATTCATTTTGATGTTTTTCTGTATTCAAAAAAATGTTGCTGGGAAAATAGTGCTTGTCACAGGATCTGCAAATGGAATTGGAAAAGAGATTGCCAAAAATTTTGCACGTCTTGGTTCCATTCTCGTTCTCTGGGACATTGACGAAGAAGGTAACAGTGAAACAGCAGAAATTGCCAAAGCCAATGGGGCTCTAGCGGTCTATACCTACAAGTGTGACCTACGCAAAAGAGAAGAAATCTACACAGTGGCTGAACAGGTAAAGCTTTATTTATGGTTCAAAAATTTCATGTATAGCTGTTGCCCTTTTAAGTAACCATCCAAGTGTTTGGAGAACTTAAGTGGAGAAATCATTTGACTATTCTTTTAGCCAGGGATGCCTACAGGAGGATACACGTTAGTATGAGAAATATGTTATATAAAGCATACAGAAGGATATGCAAGTTAATAtgataattttttaaatataaaaaacatATTAGGTTGAAGGAATAATAACTAAAGTTTTTGGATGATTTCATTGATTTCCCAATTGATGGTTTGCTCAATGTACAAATGTTATATGAGGATTCAAATACAAGTATTCTTTCCTATATGAACATGGCAATGCCATTGAAAACCCTTCAAAATGTTTGcaataatgaataaaatatagCTGTGTAAACAAAAGACTGTTTGTCCAGTGGCCAAATTTCAGTTCCAGGTTATCTTGCTTAAATGTttagtttaaaattttaatcagtCTTTCTGTCTGTCACCCTCTCATCCTTTATCCTTAGTTCACATTGTTTCCTCCAACACTCACaatcttctccctctctctttcctctctctccctctctccctcttaaaCTGCTATTTATAGAAAAAAGTAATACATTATTTAATGAAACAAAGTCTTCTTCTAGcatctttaaaaatattaatattatctaCAATATATCTGTACATTGTAAAGCATCTGAAGGTAATGTCTGTGTCATCCAAATTgataattgtttgtttgtttgtttatttagttagttagttagttactatatttatatcactCCTTTCTTGACCCcgaatgggactcaaggcagcttacagataggcaacgaATTCAGtgccttaacaacaatatacaattttatAATTCTTCATAGGAACATAAAATTTGCATGAAGTAGACCATTGTACACATCTACACTAATCCCTGCTTTGGGGTTGATCTGGTGTGCTGGATGATGGAGACCAAGTTGGGCCAAAAAGTGTCTGAACAAGGATTCCCCTACTGCTGTAGAAGTTGGAGGAAATCCCCACTGACCTGTGGTGCCAAATAGGGTTTGGCGCCAATAGGGGGTAATTGCATTTCCTTCTTCAGCCCCAATATCACAGTGGTGTCCAGCCCAAGTACACAGCATCTACTTTTTCTCCATCACTCACCTTGATATCAGACATGCCCGGGGGGAGGAGGTAATCCCCCTGTTGCCATGGTTGCTGTCAGGATGAGTGACAAGGAAAAGATTGGAGCCATGTCATGACTGGGGACTGATACAACAAGGGAGGTAAGGGGGCAGAGACTGCCATCTGTTTCACAGGCCATCCGAACATGGGGAAAGTCGGTGGCAGTCAGGACACTTGCAGCCATTTCCAGATGAAAACTGCCTCGTCTGCTTTTGCTGTCCATAAAGCTCAAATTCTGGGCAGGATTTGAAATTCCTCCAACTTTGGATAACCTTGGGCAAGGCTACATTAAGTTGACCTTGCCCCACATTATCACAGTTCAGCTCTATGCTGTTTCACTTCTATATCAATCAAAAGTAGTCAGTGTTGATGTGCCCATAGTGTGTAATGTACTTGGTTGTGGTAAGCCTAAGATCTGACACATGAAGTCCTTTTTGTTTAATACAATTAGGTTTTTATACAGGAGTGAGCAACCTCCAGGGGTTCGGGAGCCATTAGTGCTGCCCCATAGGAATCTTAGGGCAGCTCCAAACAGTGGAAAAGTCTGCGTTGACCCGGGTAGTATGCACACCACCCCAAAAGCCCACACTTTCCATGGGCATTGTCTGCATGTCCTCCTGGTACCTACTGAGAGAACCCCTttaaaacccctttgaaaagaaaataacttatggAACTGGCATTTCCCTGCTACTGGCTTTCTCCTGGGGCACTGAGGAATGGCATGCCAGAAGAaggcaggggaggaggaaaatcacccccccccctcattccTAAGTACCAGGAGAGGGCGGCAGCAGGGAATTGCCAGCTCcgtaaatcattttattttttaaaaagggtttttaaGGGGTTTGAGGAATGGGTATGTGCCCTTGTGGTTTTCTGGATTGATTTAATCCAGAAAAATGTGACTGCTTTCTGGACTGTCCCCTCAGAAATCCaggacttttggggggggggcagtccagacagtggcCATAGTGAGTTCGGttcacgccttccaagaaggtacaGAACAAACCTACTAACAAACTGCCTAAAGCATTTGCAATTTCATGGGGCGTCATTTGGACACCACCTGCGAATATCCGGGAGGGAATTTTACACCATGTCTGAATATGCCCTAACTTTCCCTTTGTATAGGCTGTTTTAATAAATCAAGGTGAGTATTGGACATGGCTGCAcaagttttcatttttatttttgtaggtTAAAAGGGAAGTGGGTGATGTAGAAATCCTAATCAACAATGCAGGTGTCCTGAAAGGAAAGACCTTCCTTGATCTTCTTGACTCAGATATGGAAGAAACATTAGAAGTGAACACTACTTCTCATTTCTGGGTAATTATTTTTTCATTCAAAACTACATGGAATTATTTAACAAAATGGCATGGTTTGTATGTAGACATGTggaatagtggtttgagtattggatacAACTCTTGAGTATGATCTCATGGAGAATCTTACTTTGCCATGAAAAACCCACTGGTTTATTGTGGGGGAACCACACAATACTAGCCTCAGAAAACACTGTGATCGTGGGAACATCTTAATTGGCCCTTTATTCCAAGGATGAATCAGCTTCATAGTGGCTTCATTTCGCATGGAGGTGATTTTGGCTAACATGACCCCAGGCTGCTTAACATGGCCTTGAGCTTTGCTAGCAAGAGCCACAGAACAACACACTGTCCTCAGTGACACAGGTTACATAGTCCCtgaacaatatctgctttgaaatgaatcaTCTGAGTTCATTAAGTGTGGATTTTacacagttgtgtggaagggacgtAAAATCACTTGACTCTTGATTGCTTTCCATCACATTGCATTAGCAAGTAAACCTACATATTAAGGTTTGTTATAATTCAGTTATATTTCTTCTTTGTGGTATCTGTGAAAATCACTGTGATGGTACTTCTTGTGCTTGCACACTGTGCTCCAGAATCTTCTGGATAGCTTTAGAAGCCTTCTAACTTCAGCCCTGTCCACCCTCCCCGGGAGGCATATGATCAGTGGGAGGGGTTGAAGCCTTAGTTTCTGTGATCTGCCGACATCATAGAAGCTTTGGAAATCTCAGGAACCTAACTGGGGTCTGACTTTGGATGTTTCTGTCTTCTGGCTTATTGAATTGGACTAGTTTTTACTATAGGttgtctccttcctcccccccccccccttgcattgATGGACTATTTTGACTATGCCTAATGACTATTCCTTTGGTTAAACCTCGCAAGATAAGTGTCTCTTGTTTCTGTCTTCTGCCGACATCATAGAAGCTTTGGAAATCTCAGGAACCTAACTGGGGTCTGACTTTGGATGTTTCTGTCTTCTGGCTTATTGAATTGGACTAGTTTTTACTATAGGttgtctcctcccccccccccccttgcattgATGGACTATTTTGACTATGCCTAATGACTATTCCTTTGGTTAAACCTTGCAAGATAAGTGTCTCTTGTTGGGGGAAGGCATTTCTGCCCCTCAGGTCCACGAAACAATGGACAAAGTGCTGGTTTCTCCCACTCCTTCAAAGAAGCGCGAGGTGTCTGAGCCTCCTACCTCCTGGCCAACAAACATATctttaacaacagcaaaaaagatTAAAGCCTCTCGGGTTTCCACAAACtaaagagggaaaaagaaaaattctAAGAAGACAAAGGATGGTCCTTGCAATGCACTCTGCATTGGGttgcctctaaagactgtttggaagcttcaagtagtccaacgggcggcagccagattgctaactggagtggcATATTGGGAACATACAATGCCCCTGTTACatctgctccactggctgccaatttgcttctgaacacaattcaaagtgctggctttagcctataaatccctaaatgattccggtccagtttacctgtccgaacgtatctccttttaTGACCCGGTGTGACTGTtaggatcttctggggagaccctgctctcggtctcgccCTCATCACGGGTGcagttggcagggatgagagacaggatcttcttggtggtagccccaTGGCTGTCAAGCAATGCATGACATGCCACATAACAATGTGATGATAAGGAAAACCTCTCTTTTTCAGTGGCATTCAGTTCACTCCACTCATATTGACAAAAATAGAAAAATCCAAATATTGTATTTGAAGAGAAAAGTACTTTATTAATTGTATCCTTTCAGATACTACTTACATTCAATTCCCATCAGTTGATTAAATAATGAATTGCAAATAATGTGTTACTTTTTTAATTTACTacttcatagcattgagtaaATTGTCATACAAATCGTGAAAAAGTATGTCAGCATATATGTCCTTTAATTGTAATGTTCTATCTCAGGATTCTGAGGAAACAAATGTGGGAGTGACATGAAATATGCCTAGTGTTAATAATGATTTACCAATTGTATCACAGACTTGCAAAGCCTTTCTTCCAGCTATGATTGCCCGCAATGAAGGTCATTTGGTTTCTACTGCTAGTGTATCAGCATTAGTGGGGTCCAATAAACTAACAGGTCAGTATGCTATATATCTATTTGTTATTCATGCTATCAAAGCATAAACTCAAGGATAACTGTCATAACTGGAATTTAATCAGTGCAAATCATAGCATCTTGATATAGAAGAGAATGAGGGGAACATACAGTTAGGTTAATGAGCCATTGTGATGCAACTGTTTGTGTGTTGAATTATGACTTCAATAAAACTGGATCATCTTTCCATTGGCCATGAAACCCTCTGGGTGACTTTGGACTAGTCCTTTTCAGCCTCAGAAAAGGGCAGTGACAAAAATCTTGTTAACTTTTTTCCTCCCAGAGACATTATAATTGAAATATCATATAGAGCAGATgtgggggagaagggcggggcataaatataggaaataaatacataaataaatgtcccAAACAGAATTTATATCAGTCTTACTTGGTTTGAAGCACACTTGAAAATAATCTCAGCAGTATCTAAATAAAATGTGTGAGATTTTGCGTAttataaaagaaagaaacatctatAAAGAAACAAAGAGATAGCATGTTATGATTTTTGTACAGTTAGTATGCATGCTGTGACCTCTTTCCTTTTCAAGTTGAGGGGGGAGAATTATATAGGGCAAcagttcctaacctgtggtccacaagaatgaaaatatggttggcagcctcaccattaccatACCATTGTCTCAAAACCATGTAGCAtgtggtcttgcaaaaccctcttatagtgcttaggcaactgggatgttgtgaggggagaggctgactatccacaaaggtttactactaccacatcagctctagaatattaaatatggttttgtgtgggtgagcagatagcgactactagatggcatatgttctgtatcagaaactagagctgatgtggtctatccaatgcaattttctgatttgtaacctttttggtactaatgttgaagagtgatccctggtcaaaaaaaaaaaaggttggaaccactgatataggggaAGATTCAAATATGAAGTACTCACGTCTGCACAAGCAAATTTGTAACAAACATCATTCCtgaatattagaacaagccatcagaacaCAACCTGaaagatcattctgtcattttatgTCCTGCCAGTCCTTTCCAGAAGTTTCCACAATTATTTTCAGACTCAGAGATGTGTATGCAAAATCTTTGCATAGAGGTTTCCCTTCAACTCATTAGTTATTAGACAGTTTGTTCTCCttcatccagttgtttttgaggtTATCTCTATTATTTTACATTACTTTCTGAAAGTAACATGCAAAAATATTAGGTAGATAATGATATAATAAGACAATGTTAAAATGTTTTCTGACTCCATATATTTCAcattatttttaatcatttttattcaaCATATAACATTTTTTTCATCCTTTTGGTTCTGCTCCCTGAATTTTTCAGATTACACTGCAAGTAAAGGTGCAGCATTTGGATTTTTGGAATCTCTTGCTTTTGAAATGAGAGCTGCAGGAAAGAAAGGCATTAAAACCACCATTGTCTGTCCTTATTATGTGGACACAGAATTAGTTACAGGGGTACAAACAACGTAAGTGCTGAATTTCAAGTAGCAGTATGTTCATAGATGTTGTCATTGTTCAAGCACAGAGCTGGAGCATGTATGATGGGATTTGTGATTTATCAGGAACTGCTTCTGTAATCAGAGGGTGGGAGCTcatatacatttatttactctctttgtataccgcccctctcagccttctggcgactCGAAGTGGTTTACATGGAGAGCAAAATCTGGGATTTCTGCTCTGTACCGG
Encoded here:
- the LOC132774855 gene encoding epidermal retinol dehydrogenase 2-like; its protein translation is MLIIRSILDTIEFLILFCYYSLEAFILMFFCIQKNVAGKIVLVTGSANGIGKEIAKNFARLGSILVLWDIDEEGNSETAEIAKANGALAVYTYKCDLRKREEIYTVAEQVKREVGDVEILINNAGVLKGKTFLDLLDSDMEETLEVNTTSHFWTCKAFLPAMIARNEGHLVSTASVSALVGSNKLTDYTASKGAAFGFLESLAFEMRAAGKKGIKTTIVCPYYVDTELVTGVQTTRPLLFPILDVGYVAKKIVDGILKEKLYVVVPAYARTILLKIFLPAKVVFLLVEYLGLLNNLDHFKGEVQRGEITKGEMGIPPLDN